A window of Miscanthus floridulus cultivar M001 chromosome 12, ASM1932011v1, whole genome shotgun sequence genomic DNA:
tACTTGGGGCCTTGAAAGCCcgatggttgctctacatacaccaacttagATTGGGgggcattgagaaatgcactctccATGTCCATTTGAaatagcttgaagtcatgatgagcgacataggcaagtagaatacgaattgattctagcctagcaaTCGGTGcttaggtctccccaaaatccaagccttcaatttgagtgaatccttgagccaccaaccttgccttgtttcttgtcactacaccatgctcatcttgcttgttgcggaagatccacttggttccaatcacattttgcttgggcctttccactaaGGACTAGACTTTAttttgagtgaagttgttcaactcctcttgcactatcatccaatctggatcatcaagtgcctcttccaccctatgaggttccaaaggagaaacaaatgagtaatattcacaaaactTGTAAACGAGAATGTGTCGTTACCCCTCGTTTGATGCTCCCCAATATATTATCAATAGGATGATcccattgaatggattgatgcactctaggatgtggcacttgagttgatctttggatggggccatcatcttcatcatcatggtcgattggagggttgtcttcacttctttctttattgtagagttgagcttgagcttgcttATTGTTAACACCATCTTCATTGAGAATGACCTAGtgtttcatttgatctcccattttgatcatttcttgttgcggaagcttcaccatgttcattggatgaaacatgatgagtggttggatcaagatcaatatgcacaatattgtcatcatcttcatcttcgattggctttacttcaccaattgcaagcttcttgatggctttatgtggagcttcttcattacctacaatctcaacattgacttgctccttttgagagccgtcggtttcatcaaaagtcacatcTACtgcgatttcaatcaaaccggtggttttattgaaaactaCGATATCCATGTttattagtaccataaccaacatgaaaccttcatcaacctttggtgcaaactttgagcttttggatttcttgttaagtatgaaacacttggatccaaaaactctaaagtagtgcaccttaggctttttacaggttagaagttcataggcaatcttgtcccttttcttgtgaagatacaAGCAGGTTGATAGCATGACATGCCATGCTAACCGCTTCTGCCCAATAGTTGGTTAgagtcttgtattcatccaacattgctcttgtggTTCAATGAgcattcggttcttcctctccacaacaccattttgttgtagAGTGTGTGGAATCAAAAACTTATGCTTGATTCCCTCTTCATCAAGGAACtcctcaatgttggtgttcttgaactctagtcccattatcacttctaactctcttgatcttgacatcaaactcatatTGGGAtctttgcaaacttcttgaagatgccatgtacttcactcttgtcactgcaaaaagaatacccaagtgaaataagaataatcatcaataattacgAAACCATATTTGTAACCACCAAGGCTTATAtaagcgatgggtccaaatatgtccatatgAAGTAATTCCAATAGGCCTtttggttgtcacaacattcttgacgggatgtttagctccaacttgctttcccgcttggcatgcgctacaaatcatatcttttcaaaaaaaacatttgttagtccaaggatgtgctcgcctttttgaagtttggccaagttcctcatcccaacatggacAAGTTAGCGAATGCCAtaatcaacccatgctagattttgccattaaataagtctcgggatttactctatttgatgtgaaatcaactagatagagtttctcttttaaatgacccataaatgcaatagaggaatcctcccttctatagagtTCTACACCCTTATCcagtaaagagacaattgtagcccatatCACAAGGTTGTGAAACAGACaataaattgtatctcaacgaattcacaagtaaaacattagaaatggaattatcatttgagataGTAATTTTACCCAAACtgagaacttctccttttccattgtcctTTGGTCATGACTACGGTTGGAATGATTTGAACATGTCTTTCTCTCctagtcatatgattggtgcaaccACTATCCACCACCCTAATTTGCTCTACCAAAGGAATATTCCTATAAAGACAAAttaaacttttattttagttaacCAAacagatttgggtcctagggggttagtcacataaaacttaggcacccaaacactcctcataatctccttcctcttttgggcaccaacatacttgacTACAATCttaccatccttgccccaacaacacatatagtcactagcatagcaccgtggaagtggtgcttgtggcttgggagCCTCGGATTGcttcgtcttgattgtcttgtcacTTGTAGATTGGATCTtaggaatgtagaccttgttgttggccttgcatataagctcatcaagagcaatgcccttgttgaacttcacacaaggcacaccattgatcatgttccttccattagcctttccatcatacctattgtagccaatgtcttccttgattgatgggtgccttgatgacttgtatataatCTTGTTGAATTACTCtagacacttgcacccattcttcaagatcatcttcaacctatgaatctccttgtctttcttctctatctcaacaaggttagttgcatatgcatttacatcaactttatagcatcttttacaaccattactagtggagacattagagtattcggttgccttaggagaagttgaagtgttagcccaaagagtactatagtttagctcaaggtttcggtatttttcttccaagcttgtgaggctttcttaagctatactcttctcaCTCTTAAGGCTAGCCACTatatcattaaccgaggaatgttccttagtcaattttccaattgagtcattggctaagaCAATTCAACGATTAACttttcaaccttcatcttttcctcggtgatagatgcttcaagtgcaaggttcttgtctctctctcttgagtgattatgtcTCCTTGAATCACCAAGCATCTattcctcttctctaatttcttcattagcatttttattttagtgtaggcctttttaccaaatttctttatcatggttgcttcaagttcttctatgttctcatcacaactatcatacttaTCACTAGAGAGATCGGATGAGACATGTACCTTCTCCTTcttagccatgaggcaagttggagtagtagtagtcattgtcgatgaggttggagaatagccttggtgatgaagataagttggggaagagttttggtggtgaagtcatgtcgaggaagatcatggtcggtgacgaagagtggtggatggcgatgtttgcggctcccttcttcttcttcttctcatcaacacttgagtcactatcatttgactcccactcttcaccaagatgagcttcacctctcctCTTACCTttgttcttgtcttcatccttgtcgtgcttgtgcttcttctcattaggacaatcagcTATGAAGTGACTGGTTTGACCACAACCATAGCAAAacctcttcttgttccttctcttcCCATCATCGTAAGTCTTTcggttgctcttcttctttatGAACTTTCTCAAATTTCTAATGATGAGTACAACTTCTTCATCggactcttcttcttcacttgaggaatcatctttcactttcttcttctcttgactagAAGATTTGCCTTCATGAGCTTGAGTTGCCTTTAGGGTCGTACTCTTGTTATATctcattgcattaggattttgattgtgagcattgattgcatcttcatctagacactcatgatgcttgagctttaaaagaacttcttggggtatcatctcatcataaccgaaCCTTTCTATGATCATggatgctagcatgttgttcttggctctataggttctcaacatctttctaacAACTTTGTTATCATCCCATTtagtgcttccaagagctcttatgccgTTGACTaatgccataagcctatcaaacatggattgtgttgtttcattttgcaagaacacaaatctttctaattcaccatgaagtaactcaatgttgccttttttcacactcttatctcctttaaatgacactttcaaagtatcccaaatttgctttgcacttttcATTCCATTTACCTTTCTAAACTCATCTGGacttaggcttgacacaagcaatgctacggcttgtgcattttgatggagattgtgcacttcttttggagttatctctctatcttcatcagtaggaatcatcacaccaacatccacaattTTACAAAGTCTTacggcaatgagatgcatcttcatctttagGACCAATCGGCGTATCTCGTTCCATCAAAGtaaggtggcttgccaatattgacgAAAGCAGTATGCAGAGGTGTACCtttgatgagttgtccatagtcaaatttcatgtttgaatatattccctttccattagtatgctcaccggctccaatatcactagcaccatctttgtttgcttcattcttgccacttattgcatcatcaaccttcttgctcaattcttcctttatcttgctcatctcatattgcatctttttcatttcatcttggaagaacttgacttgagtagcCATCAACTCTTTAGCTATCTTTTTGGCCATCTCGGCGGCATCGGCCTGCATCTTGTCGGACTTCGACATTGTTTTtttctcacgcggtgaagcgctaaaagaagacctCGTTCTGATACCAATCGAAAGGAtttaaacaatgcctagaggagggtgaataggcgtatctaaattTTTTTGCGTAATCTCAAAGTCAAATGTCAGTGACAGTCGAAAGTCCTGATAGTTTGGGCTAGAACTTCCGGCACGTGGAAGAGTTCTGATGCAAACAACCGGGAGTTCCGGCACCTACGAGAATTGCACAAGTGCTAAAACAAACTTTGAGtgaaagatatcttacaaccccactcccAAGTGGTAAGGTGAAGTGTTAGGGTTGCTTATTTGACGCCGGAAGGTCACCACTTATgtccaaaccctaagaggagAATTTGGGAGGAAAACaaaccaacaagaacaaatatgatagcataAATCACAATAACAACAAACACGTGGGACAAAAGAATTTATCCCTGAGGTtcagcaaccccacaaaggagctcctacgtcctcgttgttgaggtgaccacaaaggtcggagtctcttccacctccttgcctctctcaaagcaaccacaaaggttacttgagctttccactaagaaatcaagggtaatacaaactttccaaggcttttacacaagatggaagctcttgggcgacaccTAGCCAACTAGAGTTCtaagaacccaagagtaatagacgcaaatccaaccggcttgatgaagaaatcaagtgctcaagcttgccaaagtgattctctcactcaataCACTCTTCTTTCACTCAAAAGCCTACAGAAATCGAAGATTCaagcaaaggggagaggagaggggcgccttgaatgcttgggagctgttttagacgaaggttggtgagcaatgaatgagTAGTCAtagttagaagagaggagagaactatttatactcataggcaAATCCACCCGTTCAGATCTGAGTTGAAAGTTCCAACACAGATCGCCGGAACTTCCGGCCCTTCTACAAAACAATGTTCAAGGCGCAGTCAAAGATGGTCAACACAACCAGAGCTGAAACTCCCGGTGGAATTCCAAAATTTCCagaagtcgggacttccgactttTGTCGGGACTGATGCACAGCCGAGCCAGGGGGCTAAGTCCTAGGGCATCAGGACTTTCGGCACCCGAAACTCCCGACtcccgtcgggacttccgacggacGTAGGTGAGTAGACGGGCTGGCGGCTAAGTCAGCAAGCGCCAGGACTTTTGGCACCGAATGTCGGTACTTCTGACTACCAAAACTCCTggctcacgtcgggacttccggctaccaaaagtccataaactatatctaagtgtttatgaggtgattttgtgtctctctttatattttatttttatgcttgatcACTCTATCTTGCTtggaccacctaaacttgcattcATCTTTATAATACGGCATACCTAAACCCAAACCAGAATAAAAATGCTTTGAAGAGCGCTTTGGGTTCGTTCGCCttttgcacttgaagaattgagGGAAAACCATTTCATCTTAAATTAACTCTTTGAAACTTTCAAGGGACAAAAGTTgtaatatatctcattaagatctcattagtccctaatttggatatcatcaatacaccaaaacccacatagggggcaaatgcacttttaacTTCCTTTTTGAATGTCTCAGACAACGAGGTCTTTGTCAAAAATGGTGTGACTGGATTAAATTGGTGATAATTTCTGGAACTTTGAGTGTTAAAGTGAATAATACTTTTGGTAAACATTTCAAGTCTGGGAAAGGAGTGAGACAAAGGGATCCTCTATCCCCCTTCCTTTTCAATATTGCCGCTGATACCCTTGCTAAAATGACCTGTTCAGCCCAGAAGAACAAGTTGAGTGAATGGTTGGTGCCAAAGTATATTGAGAATGGTGTGGTCATTCTACAATATTCGGATGACACCATTCTCTGCATTCAAGATGACAAAGAGCAAGCTGCAAGTTTGAAGTTACTTCTTTACATTTATGAGATGTCTGGTTTAAAAATCAATTTCTCCAAGAGTGAGGTTATTATGGGTCAAAAATATGTCAAGGATTTGGGATTATCCAATATGTTCAGCTGTGCTATTGGTAGATGTTCTATTAAGTATCTTGGAGTTCCTTTTTTGGGCTCCCGACTTCATGTGGCTGACTTGATCCCAATGGAGGAGAAAATGTTCAAAAGATTAGATGGCTAGCAAGGGAGCTCTTTGAGTCTTGGAGGTAGATTGGTGCTGATAAAATCAAGTCTAAGCAACATTACTATGTATGGTATGTCCATGTACTGCTCTCAATCACACTATCAGGAAAATGGACACTGTATGAAAAAAAATCTTCTGGTAGGGGGAGATTAAAAAGAAAGTAATATTTGATTAAGTGGGCCAGGATCACTAAACCTAAGTAGAAAGGGGTTTAGGGATTAAAAATCTGAGAAGAATGAACATCAGTCTTCTGTGTAAATGGTGGTGGAAGATTAAAAATGGTAGTGGCATTTGGCAAGAAATTGCCAggaagaaatatgtgaaacacATCAATATGAAGAGCAGAATTGAAGTATGGAGATTGAAAATGGTAAACATACAAGCTTCTGATGTGATAAGTGGTGTGGGCAAGTGTCACTTAAGGACAAATTTCCTTACCTTTTTTTTAGACAAGTAATGAACAAGATTGTTCTGTATACACTATGAGGTTGAAAAACTGGCACCTTACCTTTAGAAGATGGTTGCATGAGGAGTTACAAAATCAGCTGAGGAGGTTCAAGACATACTGTTTAGATGCTCCACTAATGAAATTCAAGATAAAGCAAGATGGGATTGAGAGAAATCTGGGTTATTCTCTGTTAAATCGACATACAAACACTTATGTAGCAATGAGTTTGGGCTAAGCTTCAAACACATTTGGAAAGCTAAGTTTCCCTTGAAAGTGAAAGTCTTCCTGTGGCTTACCCTTTATGAAGCCATCTTGACAAAAGACGAGAAATTGGAAAGGAAATGTATCTTGTGCCTTTTGCACAAGAAAGGAAAGTGTAAATCACCTCTTTTTATGGATGTACTACTGCTAAATATGTGTGGAGTTTGATTGTTTATGCAATAGGGGCTGATGTAGGCCTAGCACCTTTGACCATGGCTTGGATCAAAATAAATTTCCATTCTGTGAAAAAGACTTACCTTCCTCTCGTAGAAACATGGCTACAGAATGTGGGAGTCTCCTGCACTTTCTCTCTTTGTTTTTTAATCTACTGCACTGAGGCTTTGCCTTCTTTTCTCTAATATGTATATCAATTAGTAGGTGAACCCTCCTGTTGCCTATAAAAAAAATTACCTGAGTCAATCCTTGACCTCATGATTTATCATCTGGGATTGGGACACTGATGCTGCttgctgttctctagatacaggCACAAACTGTTTTCACAAACAACTACATAATAAGTTGCTACATAGGACAGCATGCAAGTCTCTTTATTATCTGAATAAAAAAAGTATTCTGACTCTTCTGAATACTGAAAAAGATCTGGGTGCCTTCTATTACTGTTCTGTAGCCTCGGCGTTGAGGTCAATGTTCAACAGCCTTCGCCCACCTCTGTCGTCTGCTTGAGTCGAGAAGTTGGTGCCGGCGTCGGCGCTGCCAGTGCCAGGCCATCGCTCCTCCTTCCTGAGTGCTGCTGCCTCATCTTTATCATCTGCCCTCCCGACGCCTGCCGAGACTGCCGCGGCACGTTCGATGCCATGGAGAGCTGCTCGGAGAGCAGGCCCCTTCGCAGAGACAGACCGCTGTCACGCCAACTGTCGTCATCGTCACCACCGCCTTTAACTTGCAGCTTCCCATCCTGGCTTTGGGCAGCCATGCCCTGGTGTGCCCTGGACGAGGCATCGTTCAGTGTCTGGACCTTCTTGTCCCTGTGATGGCCGGCCATGTGCCCAGCCAGGGCCTGGTGCGTGGAGAACTCTGCGTAGCAATACTTGCAGATGTACGGACCCTTCTCCttcggaggtggcggtggcacAAGCTTCGtcttcttcgtcttcttcctATGTGCCTCCCTGATTTCTTTGAGCATATTACGTCTCTTCTTGGGGATTTTCACAATGGAGCCACCGTATTCATCAGCGTGCGCTTCAGCGGCTGTCATATTGCTGGTGCCTACACCTTGTTCGATGACACCGACATTTGTTTCGCTCTCACAAAAAGAAGGCGGCGGCACCTGTTGGGTTGGCTGACTGTTCTCCGGGTATGGCAAGGTGAGCATTGCGTAGGTACATACTAGCTCGAACGGGGTTAGCGGACGATCGCGTCGGGCGCATAGTTGATTGGTACCTCGAGACGGAGATGGGGAAGAAGGCGATGGGGCGGCCGTCTCCGGCGACAGCTTCAGCTTGTTCACGGGCGGAGTAGCACCTTTGTAGCCTCTGTTCGGGTGACTCCGGAGATGGCCGAACATAGATTTATCGTTCTTGAAGAACTTCCCGCACTCGGGACATTCAACATCCCCGCCGCCGCTACCGGAGCTGCTGCCCTTGGCTCCACCACCGCCGTCCTCGTCAGGCAGCCACCCCTCTTCCTTCTCCACAAGCACGCCTCCACCGTCGCCCGCATACCCTTCCTCAGCGAGCTCCTCGTCGAAGATCCAATCAGAGCTGTAGCCGTGGAGCTCCTCGCGGCCATGGTTTGACATCAACCGCGGCGGCCTCCCGATCGGATCTTGGTGGCACAAAAACTTGCCCCCAGCCTGGCCTGCGGTCAGCTGCCAGCTCGAGATCAGGCACAGCTGGACGATGCAGACTTGCACCAGCACCAGCGAGCACAACAGCAAGCTGCCCTTACTCATCAGGGGGAGCAGAGCAACCAGGAGTGCGACGCCGGAGCGGTGGATCTCAGGCGGGAGCAGCAGAGCTGAGCGGGGCGGTCTGGTTTCCAAGGCTGGCCGCTCGGGGTACTAATAGACTTTTTacctgcgcctgcgcctgcgcctgctGCTATGGAAAGCCCAGCACAGGTATCCTGCAGGCATAGGAACACGTTTGTCAGTTTTGATCTGATTCGATCGGTTTCCTGCGCTGCTCGGGCGAAGAAGCAGCGTCGGAAGCTCAAGGGGCGTGGCGAGTCCGTGATCTTGGTGGGGAAATTAAATCTGGCGGCGACTCCAGAAGCTTCCATCATCGTCCGTTTCAGGTTCTCAGTGCAACCCGGCCCAGTGACCGTGAGCGATCCATCCATGGCGCAGACACCGGAAGGCGCCACCGCACCCGTCCAGGCGCCGCGGT
This region includes:
- the LOC136495880 gene encoding uncharacterized protein — protein: MALVNGIRALGSTKWDDNKVVRKMLRTYRAKNNMLASMIIERFGYDEMIPQEVLLKLKHHECLDEDAINAHNQNPNAMRYNKSTTLKATQAHEGKSSSQEKKKVKDDSSSEEEESDEEVVLIIRNLRKFIKKKSNRKTYDDGKRRNKKRFCYGCGQTSHFIADCPNEKKHKHDKDEDKNKVTRVKYMASSRSLQRSQYEFDVKIKRVRSDNGTRVQEHQH